The DNA window GCATCTCCAAGTTTCCATGTATTACAGAAGCACCAAAAAGAGACCCCCAAACACTAGGTCCAGGTTTCACAGGCATTTTACAGATGAAATCCAGTGCCTGACTGAGGTGGCCAGATCGACCTAACATATCAACCACACATGCACAGATTTCCACTGTCGGTAAAATCCCATACTTGATCGCTGCAGAATTATAGATGTCCAAGCCCTCGGATACCAGTCCTGACCTACCACAAGCTGAGAGGACTCCCACTAACACAATATCGTCTGGTTCAATCCCATGCTGGAGCATCTCATTAAACAGAACAATGGCTTCCTGACCCTTTCCATATAATCCATATCCAGCAATCATTGAACTCCAGGTGATTGTATCTTTACAAGAATCATCATCAAAGACCCGCCTTGCCAAAACCAAGCTCCCACACTTCGAGTACATATCAATTAGAGCATTTCTTAGAGAAACTTCACTGTATAAGTCCTTCCTGACAGCAAAACCATGAATTTGCTTCCCTTCCATCAAACCAGCAAGGGAGCTACAAGCAGGAAGGACACTTAAAAGCGACACTCTATTGGGTTCTATTCCATATCTCAAATGCATTTGCTGAAAAAGTGACAAAGCCTCCTTCGGTTCTCCATTCTGCACATAACCTCTTACCATTGCAGTCCAAGCAACAACATTTTTAAAATTCATCTGATCAAAAACCCATCTACCCATGATTACATTGCTCTCTTTTGAGTACATATCAATCAAACAACAACCCACATGGATATCTGAATCCAAAGCTAGCTCATTTCTAATGACAAAACAATGAATCTCCCTTCCATAATCCCATTTTCCAGTGTTGCTTCcacaaagaggaagaagaatagaaaCCGTAAATGCATCAGGTCTCACTCCCTCACCCTGCATCTGGTTCACAAGCCTCCATAGGTCCTCTTTACACTCAAGATCCACAGAATTAGCATACCCAGATATCAAAACATTCCAAGAAGCACTACTTCTATGAGCCATTTCATCGAAAACTTTGCGAACATTACTAAGGTTCTCGGTTTTATTGTACATAGACATGAGGGAATTTGCAACAACCGTATCTGAAACAAATCCCATTCGTATACTCTTACAGTGAATCACTTTCCCAATCTCTGAGCTTTGGAGCTCAGCAGAAATTTTTAAAAGTGTAGCAAAAGTGAAGTCATCTGGCATAATTTCGTTCCCTCTGCAGATTTGATTAAACAGCTCGAAGGCTTCTTTGAACACATGGTTTCTAGCGTACCCACTAATCAATGAGTTCCACACGAACACATTCTTTTCGCGAACCGAATCAAAGACAAGGCAAGAATCTCCTGGAAAACCACATATGGAATAAGCGGAGATAAGTTTAGTGGCGAGAAATGGATTCTGATCGAACCCAAGAGAGCATATTCGTCCATGGCATTGCTGTGCAAGTTTCAGAGATCTGGAGTAGATGGAACGTTGcaggagttgaagaagatgGCAGGAGGGTTCAAGGATATTGGCAGAAGCGTAAAAACACGAGCTTTCCTGTGCAATTACTTTCTTTGCAGACAAGTAAAGGGGACGGAGGGAACGAGAAAGCATAAATAAGAAATGGGGGTTTGACTAAATCTGCTGCTCTTCCTCTCTATCTCCCTCCGATCTTCCATTTTTTGGATTCCAACATCTCTCAGTTGTTTGTTGGTATTCTTTTGTGTTCAATAACTGACGACCCCAGTGAGAGAACCACCACGCGATTTCCATTCAAGACAACTGAGAAGGTTGGTGACACCTCCCTCCCCTCCGAGACCAGATCAGGTTCACTCACTGTCTACGTGGTTTTCACAGTTAGTATTTACTTTTTCTAAATACATTGACCCTGCGTGTTTGACTGACAAAAGTTCAGTGAGACGTGGACATAACTGGTCCGTGGATATGgtgtttattttctctctcctcatttaatagatacCATATCTATGAATCAAGAACATTCATTACGCAAAGATTCACCGCTCTCAACGGACAACGTTGAAAAAGATTAGGGTGAAAaactttttcttatttctcaCAAACTACTATAAATATGAGTGTTgggataaaatcataaaatggtAGAAATTTTAAAGTTCTTAAATGCAATTATCGTTATCTGATATTGTGATACTCaacttttcccattttatttactTTCAAACTCCTTACAATTTGCATTGTTCATAGAGAAGTTGATTTTGGATCTATCTCTATGTTATTcttatttcctctctttctcatatAATCtcatctaagggtgtcaaaatgtAAACAAAATGTTTAACTGAACCACATCGTAGGAAAACTATCTAATTCTCATTTTGTAGGTCATTTTCCCAGTTTGGTTCCATTCAGAACCACAAAATCGATGGTTAACCAATGCTAATGGTATTACCGTATTAATGTATTTCAGTATTTTGATGGATCCctaccattaaaaaaataaaaaaagtatattttgGTGAGTAACTTCTATAACTGATTCTTTGAGTTTTGATGGGATATAAGTTACTTGTCTATATCCTTTACCAATAACAATTACAACTCTTTTCGTCTTCTCACTGCGAGTGTCTAACTTCAATTTTGAACTTCTACTTCAACTCTTTGAGTCCCACGAAAATAAATCCTCTACCGTCTCCCTCTTCCAATACTCCCTCTGTCTAATCTCTGTGAACCCATAATTGCATTACGGGCCCACTTTTTCCCATCACGAGGTGCCTGTTGACTATTAGTTTTGGAAGCTCCAAGGGGTTACGTCTCTCTATGTGTGATGTCAACTCCCGATTTTGCAAAGTGGTTAGCAAAAANNNNNNNNNNNNNNNNNNNNNNNNNNNNNNNNNNNNNNNNNNNNNNNNNNNNNNNNNNNNNNNNNNNNNNNNNNNNNNNNNNNNNNNNNNNNNNNNNNNNNNNNNNNNNNNNNNNNNNNNNNNNNNNNNNNNNNNNNNNNNNNNNNNNNNNNNNNNNNNNNNNNNNNNNNNNNNNNNNNNNNNNNNNNNNNNNNNNNNNNNNNNNNNNNNNNNNNNNNNNNNNNNNNNNNNNNNNNNNNNNNNNNNNNNNNNNNNNNNNNNNNNNNNNNNNNNNNNNNNNNNNNNNNNNNNNNNNNNNNNNNNNNNNNNNNNNNNNNNNNNNNNNNNNNNNNNNNNNNNNNNNNNNNNNNNNNNNNNNNNNNNNNNNNNNNNNNNNNNNNNNNNNNNNNNNNNNNNNNNNNNNNNNNNNNNNNNNNNNNNNNNNNNNNNNNNNNNNNNNNNNNNNNNNNNNNNNNNNNNNNNNNNNNNNNNNNNNNNNNNNNNNNNNNNNNNNNNNNNNNNNNNNNNNNNNNNNNNNNNNNNNNNNNNNNNNNNNNNNNNNNNNNNNNNNNNNNNNNNNNNNNNNNNNNNNNNNNNNNNNNNNNNNNNNNNNNNNNNNNNNNNNNNNNNNNNNNNNNNNNNNNNNNNNNNNNNNNNNNNNNNNNNNNNNNNNNNNNNNNNNNNNNNNNNNNNNNNNNNNNNNNNNNNNNNNNNNNNNNNNNNNNNNNNNNNNNNNNNNNNNNNNNNNNNNNNNNNNNNNNNNNNNNNNNNNNNNNNNNNNNNNNNNNNNNNNNNNNNNNNNNNNNNNNNNNNNNNNNNNNNNNNNNNNNNNNNNNNNNNNNNNNNNNNNNNNNNNNNNNNNNNNNNNNNNNNNNNNNNNNNNNNNNNNNNNNNNNNNNNNNNNNNNNNNNNNNNNNNNNNNNNNNNNNNNNNNNNNNNNNNNNNNNNNNNNNNNNNNNNNNNNNNNNNNNNNNNNNNNNNNNNNNNNNNNNNNNNNNNNNNNNNNNNNNNNNNNNNNNNNNNNNNNNNNNNNNNNNNNNNNNNNNNNNNNNNNNNNNNNNNNNNNNNNNNNNNNNNNNNNNNNNNNNNNNNNNNNNNNNNNNNNNNNNNNNNNNNNNNNNNNNNNNNNNNNNNNNNNNNNNNNNNNNNNNNNNNNNNNNNNNNNNNNNNNNNNNNNNNNNNNNNNNNNNNNNNNNNNNNNNNNNNNNNNNNNNNNNNNNNNNNNNNNNNNNNNNNNNNNNNNNNNNNNNNNNNNNNNNNNNNNNNNNNNNNNNNNNNNNNNNNNNNNNNNNNNNNNNNNNNNNNNNNNNNNNNNNNNNNNNNNNNNNNNNNNNNNNNNNNNNNNNNNNNNNNNNNNNNNNNNNNNNNNNNNNNNNNNNNNNNNNNNNNNNNNNNNNNNNNNNNNNNNNNNNNNNNNNNNNNNNNNNNNNNNNNNNNNNNNNNNNNNNNNNNNNNNNNNNNNNNNNNttggtgtgtgtgtgtgtgtgagagagagagagagagagagagagagagagagagagagagagagaatggagaaTGGAGATGGGGTGGGATTAAGTGTATCAAATGGTGTGATTTTGGTTATTTAGTTCAGTTTCAATTTGATTgacattttgataaggtgaaaccaaaattACATGAGATAGGAATAAGATGAAATCATAAATGTtttcattcaatttcaattttactgATTTCTATCTGGTTTTTGTTGTCCAATTCACCATTAGTTTACATGCGGTTTTATAGTAGTGTCAGTCTTGAAAAACGACTTGCAAATTCAATTATAATGTATTTTATATGgtttccaattaaaaaaaaaaaaaccactgaGGATAGTTCACCCAGTATCCTGGGTTTCACAAACCCCTATACAGTTTTAAGTATAAATCCAAAATACCCTCCAAAGAAGTTGTCTCGCTCATATCAAACCCATGATGAATGAATCATTGTGGTTAAATGGATAACTTGGTCcatgaaaaaaaaggggagactTCTTTATCCATAGAGTAATTGAAAggtcctaccaaaaaaaaaaaaaaaaggagtaatTGAAAGggtatttttaaatttatagtAAAACATATAgggggtttgtgaaccctaggatggtgggTAAATAGCGGGGTATCAAATGATCAGGTCAGGCCTAGTCAGGCTCGGCCAATTTCAAAGGTTGCACCATGAACTCtcatttagctaaacgggcttagctaATGCGATCATGGTATGGTTAGTAATCGAGCCAATCGGTCTCGGGCTTTAATCAAGCTGCCATAATCGGGCCATAATCGGGCCATAATCAGGCTTTAATCAAGCTATAGACCTATTCAACTTTAAACGGACTTTAAACgagtcctctttaaaattggtctcttaaacATGCTTGAAGAGGAATTAACCtacgaaactcaaatcaattaaactatgtctACATAATCTAAGTTTaataagttcaaatcaattaaactatgcataaaaaagatgaatcaTCACCATTTcaactgtacatatcacatagctTTAGCACTAAATgcaaataatattaaaaaattaaaaaaattaaaaaaatccaaatagtATCAAAGGGGTCTAGCTAGGTCGGGGTTAAAGGAGTCGATTCAAATCGAgcttataaatgtgtcaggccgGTCCGATGCCCGTCGAGCTAGGTGGTTGTACTGTGTACTACTCATTTATAAATGTATACACATTATTAATCGGGCTAGTGTAGGTCGGgttataaatgtgttgggctcgatcgggcctGGAATTGGCAGCCCTAGTGAACTATCCTCTATGAGTGGAtgaatattttatattaaattttttgtgAGAAGTGGTATTATAATAAATATGATTGAAATAGATAGAAGAAGAGGAGTAGTTAAATAAAAACTTGATAATAACaatgaattttttaataaagaatgAAAAACGTTACTCAGATGACGGCTTGGAAAAAAGGTAGAGAATGTGAGAGTGGGTGGGTGGAAGAGAGTTAAAAGAAGTATAGTTGAGAGTTCCTTCGGGTACAGGCGGCTAGTGGAAATCCACGCGTCGACCATCAACCGTATGAGAACTTAAAGTCAGGTTTACGTACGAGGATGAGATCCGGAGTCTTTTTATCCCGACGGAAACGACTCCAACCACGCCGCATTTTAGGGaacttttcattatttttattaaaattttaaaataataatttaaaaagacagaaccctctcccttttatttatttttcccgAGTGGAGAAAACGTTTGTTTTTAAACAGAGAAGGCGTGGAAACAACCATTTTCAATTCTACAGGAAACCACTCAGCAGTCGTATATAGGAGGCTTGGACGTAAGTGTTTGTGGCTCTGTGCTGCGCTCtctgattctctctcctcttcgcTTCTAtagccaaaagaagagaaatgtaAGAACAAGCTGCGTTTGATGTTGCATTTGGTAGTAAGATGGCTTTTTTATGTGTTTGATGACAATTAGTTTCTGGGTTTTGATTTCAGGGAGAAGGGATTGAAGCCGATGGATGCTGAGCAGCTCAGAGAGAATGCTCATAAGATGGTTGATTTTATTGCTGATTATTACAAGAACATTGAGAGCTTCCCTGTTCTCAGTCAAGTTGAGGTGCCACTTGCTACCATTTTACTTCTCCCTTCTTTCATTTGGAAACAAGAAGTTATTGTTCAAGTTCTGTTTGCAAACTCGCTTTTTCGGTTTTCAGTAGTTTCACAATTGTTTCTGGGCTAGTTTTTTCCGGCCACTGCCCTCCTAATCTAACATAATTGTTTGATTCTGTGCCCCCCATGCAGCCTGGATATCTGAATAAACTGCTGCCAGATTCTGCACCTACCCATCCTGAATCACTGCAAAATGTTCTTGACGGTGAAGTTACtcaacttttattttattttattttattttattttattttttttattgttgatcACATTAGCTTATTATTTGAATTGATTCACCAGTGGAGTATCTCAGTTGTTATTAACTTTCGAATTTGTTGATTGGGATGTATGACAATGAATTGATATTTTTGGGTGTACAGATATTCAGGAGAAGATATTACCAGGGGTAACCCATTGGCAAAGCCCTGATTACTTTGCATATTTTCCTTCTAATAGCAGTACTGCTGGGTTCTTAGGAGAAATGCTCAGTGCTGGTGTTAACATTGTTGGTTTCAGTTGGGTGACTTCTcctgctgcaaccgaactggAAGTTATTGTTTTGGATTGGTTTGGTAAACTGCTGAAGTTACCTGAAGATTTCCTTTCACAGGGTAAGGTAATGGTGAACAACTATATGATATGTTTAATGATATGAAAGTAGCTCTAGGGTTTCATTACCATGCtgattaatttgttttctgCTAACGTTGGTTGCTTGAGAGTGGTTCCATTCACTGACTCATTATATGTTGCAGGCCATCATGTAATTCCTTATATTGTCCTTCGCTTCATTTTCTTtgacatatgaaaaaaaaaaaaaaaccatttcattTCAAATCACTGTGGGTTTGAGGTGACAGATTCCTGACACCCACATAATAAGGAGATAAAAAATTTTCTAAGAGAGTGAAGTCATAATATGTACAATCTAATTCATTCAAAGACATACTTAGAGTGTTGCATGAACCTTTAAACTTGGACTGAAGTGTTCTCTTTTGTGCCCTTGAGATAAACTTTGTTACCTGGACACTTGCGATCATGCCCAAGTCCAACACTTGACTTTTATGTCATGGTGCACGTAATTTGCACCCTTGGTGCACCTGGGTAAAGTAGGGGTATTAAAAGCTGAGGTATAAATGATGATCCATAGATAAATTGAATAGCGGCTGATTGTGAGTTTCTCTTGAGATTGAAAGATAATTCAAGTCTGATCTTGTGAACTGCTGAATATGGGGAAACTTGGAATATTTTGGGCTTAGCTAAATGGCCtgtatgttatttatttttcaactgTTATAGTGCCAATGATCTACAAGCGTAAACGTGCAATGTTTCAAATCCTTCTCACTCATAGGAAAAAATCGCATATGTATAACAGTGATTTCTTAAAACTAGTTGTTCATCGGACTCAAATGCTCCATTGACTTAAATCTGGGAATATGAAAAATGCTTCAATTATGATGTTTAATGGAATGAAGTTCCACACATTTCTTCTATATATGGtatgatatatttatttaacattttATGTCTGAGTAAGTTTATTAGGTTTCCTTATTAGATATCACAGCAATATTATGTAATTCTTCTGTTTGGAATAATGTTGCAGGTAAAGGTGGTGGAGTGATTCAGGGTACAGCAAGTGAAGCTGTTTTAGTTGTTTTATTGGCTGCTCGTGATAAGTTCTTGAGTAAGATTGGAAAAAACTTCCTCGAAAAACTTGTGGTGTATGCATCTGATCAAACTCATTCTTGTCTGCAAAAAGCCTGCAGGGTATGGCAGATATTTGCATTAGTATCTTAGTTTCTAATAAAGTTTTATCAATTGATGAAGGGGTTTTCTTATTGacttaaggtgtcaaataatttgttaccttattttttttgtcattttagtATAacacacttttttatttttacatgtgtCCTAGAAAAAAGTGTGAAGACAATGACAACTTTTAACAATCACATAATGATAAGTCActctcaaattattttgaaaaccttttttACACCCAACTTAAAGAACATTTGGAATAAGGCCAggggcaatcaaaagaaggttacaatttctaaatacacctatagaggtaTCATTTAAACTGTCCCATTGGttaatatatattattgaaGCAATGAACCTATACTGGCTctccaaacaaaagaaataacaaataagTACTGTGATTGGGCTCAAGCATGGTTCAGTCCTGAATTTGGCTGTTGTGGATCATCAATGCCTTAAATGAATATTGAGTGTTTTATTGTTTGTTTCTTACGTCAATCACTTATCCTTCTTTACAATGGGTATGAACCAAGTCCTTTTAAATCACTTAGCCTTATTCtggatttcattttctttgtgaAGTGAACAAAATTAAAACAATTGTTCCAAGAATTCTggtgaaatttttgaaaatgtcAACCTTGATAATTAACATGTTCATTAAAAATATGAGAAGAGGATGCAAAAGTCAGGGTGATAGTCCTGCATCTAATGCCATCAGAAACCGAATAAGATAACAATAGATTTTTGAAAGAGTATAGATCCAAAAGATAGGGAGGGTAATTCCTGTATTGAACAAAGGTATACCTATCCAGCTCTCACTGAGCATATTGGCCATCCTATTCTCATGTCCTGTTACAAGAGGAGAAAGTTGGATGGTGATGCAAAAGAACATGGATTTGATGTAGATTACTTAGATCtcccttccatctttcttccatATAAAAACAATGACACTGACAAATTTTCTCCACTTATAACTGTACACCCTGTGAATAGAAACTTGAAAGCTTTGCAGAGTAGCTTCAGGCTCATTTTAGTTTAGGTTACTTGATTGAAGAGTTGCTTCAGAGTTCAGAATTCAACTTGTCATCTTTGAAGACTCGGAAAATACTTCCATGCTCCCTTATTTTGTCAGAGCTTCATTCTGGATCTATGCAAGATTTTATAACCAGTTGACTGGGAATTAAAGAGAAGCGAGTGGACCTGTGGGTTTCTAGGAATTTGTTCTATGATTCAGTTAACCTACAGAGCGCCCAGATTGTTGCTAAATTACTGTccttatgtttttgtttttcttattttttgggtgTGGATTAGTGTTATGTTACTCTCTAGTTATTCAAGTTTTTAAGCTAATCATTTGTTTTAGAATATCTCAATTTCTGATTCGAATGATATATCTTTTTAGATTTTATATTTCTATGGTTATAAACATGACCATCTTTCTAATCAATATCGGTTATGTGTTTGTTGTGTTTTTGAACTATAGATTCTTGTCTCCTGCATTCATCATATTTAAAATGATTCCCATCTGGTAAGTCACATTGCACACAcacatataatatatatatatatatatatacacacatcaTATATTGGCTTAGGTTCTTTTTCTGCATGGAAGCATTTTTCCTTAGTTGCTTATGAAAATAGAATGTAAGTATATCATTTGTAATTTCCAATTTTCCTTTTCTGAAATTCAGTAACCAGATTTTTCCTTAGAACTTATTACCTCAAGACAAAGAAGTGCTGTAGCTTAGGTTTAATCAGTCACCATACTTAGATTTTAGTGCTATTTCTCCAAACCTTCGGGGGAGTGGGTTGGCTAGTGTCTCTGTGATTTTCTATTCGGCCAAATGCAAGCTCTGATTCTgttaattttagttttaaatcTGGCATTGTCAATACCTTAGACTGTAGACATTAGATGCTGCTGAAATTGTAATAAGCAGTTCTTTGTTGATCACTGGAACAATATTCTTGTGAACACCTATCCTTTGTTGATCAGATCATATAATTTTACTTATGGAATGAAAATTTATCTGGCAATTTTTGTGATctttttttaatgatgtttCCTGCATGATATCAGATTGCAGGGATTTATCCAGAAAATTGTAGACTGCTGAAAACCGACTCTTCTACGAACTTTGCACTTTCTTCTGATGTACTTAGTGAAGCTATCTCAAAAGACATTGCTGCTGGTCTAGTTCC is part of the Macadamia integrifolia cultivar HAES 741 chromosome 9, SCU_Mint_v3, whole genome shotgun sequence genome and encodes:
- the LOC122088412 gene encoding pentatricopeptide repeat-containing protein At3g12770-like, with amino-acid sequence MLSRSLRPLYLSAKKVIAQESSCFYASANILEPSCHLLQLLQRSIYSRSLKLAQQCHGRICSLGFDQNPFLATKLISAYSICGFPGDSCLVFDSVREKNVFVWNSLISGYARNHVFKEAFELFNQICRGNEIMPDDFTFATLLKISAELQSSEIGKVIHCKSIRMGFVSDTVVANSLMSMYNKTENLSNVRKVFDEMAHRSSASWNVLISGYANSVDLECKEDLWRLVNQMQGEGVRPDAFTVSILLPLCGSNTGKWDYGREIHCFVIRNELALDSDIHVGCCLIDMYSKESNVIMGRWVFDQMNFKNVVAWTAMVRGYVQNGEPKEALSLFQQMHLRYGIEPNRVSLLSVLPACSSLAGLMEGKQIHGFAVRKDLYSEVSLRNALIDMYSKCGSLVLARRVFDDDSCKDTITWSSMIAGYGLYGKGQEAIVLFNEMLQHGIEPDDIVLVGVLSACGRSGLVSEGLDIYNSAAIKYGILPTVEICACVVDMLGRSGHLSQALDFICKMPVKPGPSVWGSLFGASVIHGNLEMQDLAYRSLVQLEPKNPSNYVSLSNVHASSGSWDVVAEVRMTMKERGLSKLPGCSWISINGKTHSFYVADKSHPCSNHIYKMLDELVLAMKGNGYVDGFENLT